One stretch of Methanobacterium veterum DNA includes these proteins:
- a CDS encoding heavy metal-binding domain-containing protein, which yields MLILNTPHIEGKKISEYFGLVTGEALLGANVYKDLFSGVRDVVGGRTSAYEEELKKARELALSSMQEKAEKLGANAILGVQIAYHNLGGTMGNTILVTMYGTAVHYE from the coding sequence ATGCTGATTTTAAACACACCCCATATTGAAGGGAAGAAAATAAGCGAATACTTTGGTCTAGTAACTGGAGAAGCACTCTTAGGTGCAAACGTGTATAAAGACCTTTTTTCAGGCGTTAGAGATGTTGTCGGTGGGAGAACCTCAGCTTACGAAGAGGAATTAAAAAAAGCACGGGAATTAGCATTGTCAAGTATGCAGGAAAAAGCAGAAAAACTTGGCGCAAATGCCATACTGGGTGTTCAAATAGCCTACCATAACCTCGGAGGAACTATGGGAAACACTATCCTTGTCACCATGTACGGTACAGCAGTGCACTATGAATAA